The DNA segment AAATTAATGAACGTAAAACCAGGAGATGCTTCACTTGATGTATGCTGCGGAACAGCCGACTGGACGATTGCTCTTGGACAAGCAGCAGGTGCGAATGGGAGAACGGAAGGGTTAGATTTTAGTCAGAATATGCTTGATGTCGGTCAAAAAAAGCTAGAAGACAACGATCTTACGTACATAAAGCTTCACCACGGAAATGCAATGGAACTCCCATTTGAAGATAATCAGTTTGATTATGTAACAATCGGTTTTGGACTACGTAATGTACCAGACTATCTTCAAGTGTTAAAAGAAATGGAGCGAGTTGTTAAACCTGGTGGAATGGTTGTTTGTCTGGAGACTTCAAATCCAACAATGCCTGTATACAAACAAGTCTATCAATTATATTTTAGACATCTGATGCCTCTTGCCGGTCGAATTTTTGCAAAAAGTCATAAGGAGTATTCATGGCTACAAGAATCCACTCAAACATTTCCATCAAAGCAAGAATTAGCTGGGTTGTTTCAAGAAGCAGGATTAGCGAATGTAACGTATAAGAGCTACTCAGGTGGAGCGGCAGCGGTGCATTATGGAAGAAAGAGTAAGTGATTAGTAGAGTATAGATAAACGTGGTCGTTGTTGTCCGCGCAAGAAGAGTTAGGAGCAGATATTGTGATACGAAAGTTAAAGATCATTCTTGAAATGATCAAGTTTGAGCATACGGTGTTTGCACTGCCGTTTGCATTTATGGGTACGATTCTAGGGAGTTTAATCATTAATGATCGCTTTCCACTTTGGACGGATTGGATCTGGATTATTGTCGCTATGTTTGGGGCAAGAAGTGCAGCGATGTCTCTTAATCGTTTAATTGACGAAAAGATTGATCGGCATAATCCGCGGACTGCCGATCGTGCCATTCCAGCAGGGTTAGTGTCAAAGGTTGAAGTATTGGTCTTTATTGTAGCATCATTCGCTTTACTTATTATAGCTGCCTTCCAGTTAAATCCGTTAGCAGTTATCTTTTTACCATTAGCGGTTTTTCTATTAGTATTCTATTCTTATACAAAACGATTCACTTGGGCTTGTCATATCGTACTTGGTTTAACGATCGGATTTGCGCCACTTGGTGGTTGGATTGCTGTAACTGGTGAGATTACTTGGGTAGCGATCGTCTTATACTTTGCTGTAGCCTTTTGGCTTGCAGGCTTTGACACCGTGTATGCAACACAAGATGCTGATTATGACCGAGAGCGAGGGTTATACTCAATTCCTAGTCGATTTGGTGTAGCTAAGGCTTTAATCATTGCTAGAGGCTTTCACGTGGTAAGCTTTTTCCTGTTTCTAGCCCTGTTTTTTATGACAGGTTTACTAGGATGGCTTTATTTAGTTGGTGTGGTCATAGCTGGTGGGATGATGATTTATCAGCATGCACTCGTATCCAAGGATGATTTATCAAGAGTGATGTTTGCCTTCTTTCCAATGAACGGAACATTAAGTGTTGTCATGTTTCTCTTTACGCTAGGAGACATCTTCTTATGAGTTCCCAGGGTCCGTACATCGTTGGAATGACAGGTGCAAGCGGAGCTATTTATGGAATCAGACTGGTTCAAGAGCTACTCCGAACGCAACATGATGTTCACCTTGTGTTAACAGAAGCAACCTGGCAAGTGTTTCAAGCAGAGATGAAGTTGGATATAACGGACCGAGATCAAGTGATAAACGAATTATTTAATAAACATCAAGAGAACTTACATGTGTATGATCTTCATAATTATGCCGCTCCGATTGCTAGCGGCTCTTTCCGAACAAAAGGAATGGTTGTTATTCCATGTTCCATGGGGTCTCTTTCTGGAATGGCAATTGGAGCTTCAGGTAATCTCATTGAACGGGCCGCTGACGTAATGCTAAAAGAAAGGCGTCCATTGGTGATTGTTCCTAGAGAAACACCTCTTCACCAAATTCAACTTGAGAATATGCTGACGCTTTCAAAAGCAGGAGCAACGATATTACCAGCCATGCCTGGATTTTATCACAACCCAACGACAATGGATGAACTCATTGATTTTGTGGTAGGTAAAGCGTTAGACGTGTTGGGCGTAGAGCATGAATTGTTTAAAAGGTGGGGAAGTGAATCATGACACTTCGCATTGGTGAAATTGAGTATGCGAATATTCAACCTTTTTTTGATAAGCTCGACCGAAAGGGACTCTCAGAAAAGGGATTTCAATTAATAACAGATGTGCCAAGCCAAGTGAACCGTCGTCTTGCAGAAGGCGCCGTTGATCTTGCTGGAATTTCTTCGTTTTCTTTTGCTCAGCATGCAGATGAATACACGATGCTTCCGGACTTATCCGTTTCTTCAAAAGGCGAAGTTCGTTCATTATATTTGTTCTCGAAAGTTCCAATTGAACAGCTTGACGCAAAACGAGTTGCTTTAACAGCGAGTTCAGCGACAACTGTTCATCTTCTAAAAATCATTTTACGTTCGTTTTATGAGCTTCATGTACAATATGAGACAATGAAGCCGGATCTATCTGTTATGCTCACAACGCATGATGCAGCCTTACTTATTGGTGATGATGCGATACGAGCGGCGCGAACGAACACAACTCTTTATCAATATGAT comes from the Alkalihalobacillus sp. FSL W8-0930 genome and includes:
- a CDS encoding flavin prenyltransferase UbiX — its product is MSSQGPYIVGMTGASGAIYGIRLVQELLRTQHDVHLVLTEATWQVFQAEMKLDITDRDQVINELFNKHQENLHVYDLHNYAAPIASGSFRTKGMVVIPCSMGSLSGMAIGASGNLIERAADVMLKERRPLVIVPRETPLHQIQLENMLTLSKAGATILPAMPGFYHNPTTMDELIDFVVGKALDVLGVEHELFKRWGSES
- a CDS encoding UbiA-like polyprenyltransferase, whose amino-acid sequence is MVIRKLKIILEMIKFEHTVFALPFAFMGTILGSLIINDRFPLWTDWIWIIVAMFGARSAAMSLNRLIDEKIDRHNPRTADRAIPAGLVSKVEVLVFIVASFALLIIAAFQLNPLAVIFLPLAVFLLVFYSYTKRFTWACHIVLGLTIGFAPLGGWIAVTGEITWVAIVLYFAVAFWLAGFDTVYATQDADYDRERGLYSIPSRFGVAKALIIARGFHVVSFFLFLALFFMTGLLGWLYLVGVVIAGGMMIYQHALVSKDDLSRVMFAFFPMNGTLSVVMFLFTLGDIFL
- a CDS encoding demethylmenaquinone methyltransferase; translated protein: MGQQTKEERVHEVFESISTQYDRMNSVISLQLHKVWRKDVMKLMNVKPGDASLDVCCGTADWTIALGQAAGANGRTEGLDFSQNMLDVGQKKLEDNDLTYIKLHHGNAMELPFEDNQFDYVTIGFGLRNVPDYLQVLKEMERVVKPGGMVVCLETSNPTMPVYKQVYQLYFRHLMPLAGRIFAKSHKEYSWLQESTQTFPSKQELAGLFQEAGLANVTYKSYSGGAAAVHYGRKSK
- a CDS encoding menaquinone biosynthesis protein, with translation MTLRIGEIEYANIQPFFDKLDRKGLSEKGFQLITDVPSQVNRRLAEGAVDLAGISSFSFAQHADEYTMLPDLSVSSKGEVRSLYLFSKVPIEQLDAKRVALTASSATTVHLLKIILRSFYELHVQYETMKPDLSVMLTTHDAALLIGDDAIRAARTNTTLYQYDLGTLWYEHTGLPMSYAVFAVRNEVLSTHSDELDTIYQAFVQSKILSHHNDYKDLSNRFVLKQGGTFDFWQSYFQNLWYHFNEENKRGLLYYYKLAYEYGFLSKSIHSISVWSKVHS